The window CGTCGTCCGCCGGTTCTCGGAGAGGCGCAGCACGACGTCGAAGCGGCGCACGCCGTCGACGACAGTCGAGACCACGCGCCCATTCGAGAGGCGGCTGATCTGCTCGACGACGGCGGCCGGCTGCACTCCGTAGAGGGCCGCCCGGGTGTAATCGACGCGTACCTCCAACTGCGGGATGCGCACCTGACGCTCGACCTGCAGGTCGACGAGGCCCGGGATCTTGGTCATTCGATCGCGCAAGGCGTTGGCCACCCGGCGCAGGGCATCGAGGTCCTCGCCGAACACCTTGAGCGCGATCTCGGCGCGCACGCCGGAGAGCATGTGGTCGAGCCGATGCGAGATGGGCTGGCCGACGTTGACCGCTACCGGCAGGGCCGCGAGGCGTCCGCGGATGTCGGCAACCAACGCCTCCTTCGGCCGCTTCTCGCCCTCGTCGAGTGCCACCTCGATCTCGGAGGAGTGAACGCCCTCGGCGTGCTCGTCGAGCTCGGCCCGGCCGGTTCGCCTGCCGACCGCCTTCACGCCCGGGATATCCAGCAGCAGCTTCTCGGCGATCAGTCCGACCCGATTGCTCTCAGCGAGCGAGATGCCCGGGTTGAAGGTCACGTTGACCGTAAAGGACCCTTCGTTGAAGGGCGGCAGGAAGGCGCGCGGCAGGTTCCAGGCGGCGATGCCCGCGCCGATCACTGCCATCGCGACGGTGCCCACCAGAAGGCCCTGATGCCGGAACGCAACCCGCAGCAGAGCGGCATTGCCTCGCTTGAGCAGCTTGAGAAAGCGGCTGTCGTGCTCCTCCAGGTTCTTGAGGCCCGGCAATAGCAGGGAGGCCAGCACTGGTGTCAGGGTAATGGAAGTGAGCAGGCTTGCCAGGATCGAAATGATGTAGGCCTGACCGAGTGGCGCGAAGAGCCGACCCTCGATGCCTGACAGCGCAAACAGTGGCACGAAAACCAGGATGATGATCAGCGTCGCGTAGACGATGCCGGAGCGAACCTCGTTCGAGGCCTCCACAACCACCTGGAACGTGCTCTTCGGGTTGCCTGCCCGCCGGTTCTCGCCGAGGCGTCTGTAGATGTTCTCCACGTCCACGACCGCGTCGTCGACGAGCTCGCCGATGGCGATGGCAAGGCCGCCGAGCGTCATGGTGTTGATGGACAGACCGAACAGGTGGAACACCACCGCGGTGGTCAGCACCGAGACCGGGATGGCCAAGAGCGAGATGGCGGTGGTGCGCACGTTCAGCAGGAACGCGAACAGCACCACCGCCACCACCAGCACGGCCTCGACGAGGACGCGCTCGACGTTACGGATGGAGGTCTCGATGAAGTCGGCCTGCCGGAACAGGACCTGGTCGGCCTTGATGCCACCGGGCAGGTTTGGGTTGAGCTCCTTCAGCGCCGTCTCGATGCTGCGGGTGAGGCGCACGGTGTCGACGTCGGGTTGCTTCTCGACCGAGACGATGACCGAAGGCTTGGCCATGTAGCCGGCATCGCCGCGCTTCACCCGGGCTGCGAAGGACACCTCGGCGACTTGCCGGAGGTGGACCGGCGTGTTGGCGACCGTCGCGACCACGAGGTTGCGCAGGTCGTCGAGGCTCATGGTCCGGCCGATGTTTCGGATCAGGTACTCGCGGGAATGCTGGTCGGTGAAGCCGCCGCCGGCGTTGGTCCCGAATTGCGCGAGCGCCGTCTCAAGCTGGGCGTTCGTCACCTCGAGCGAACGCATTGCCGCGGGGTTCGGGCTGACCCGGAACTGGCGCACCTCGCCCCCGATGGGGATGACCTGTGCCACGCCCGGGATGGTCAGCAGCCGCGGCCGGATGGTGAAGTCGGCGACCTCGCGAACCTGCATCGGGCTCGCGGTCTCGCTGGTGACCGCCACGAGTAGGATCTGACCCATGATGCTGGAGATCGGCCCCATCACCGGCGTGACGCCGCGGGGCAGCTGGTCCTGCACCAGGCTCAGGCGCTCGGCGACCTGCTGCCGGTTCCGGTAGATGTCCGTGCCCCAGTCGAACTCGACATAGGTGATGGACAGGCCGACGCCCGAGACGGAGCGCAAGCGAGTTACCCCCGGCAGGCCGTTCATCCGGGTTTCGATGGGGTAGGTGACGAGCTGCTCGACCTCCTGGGGCGCGTAGCCCTCCGCCTCCGTCATGATGGTGACGGTGGGCTTGTTGAGGTCGGGGAAGACATCGACCGGCAGCTTGGTGGCGGTGAAGGCGCCGTAGATTACCAGCACCGCGGCGAGCGCGAGGACGAGCAGGCGGTTGCGGACCGACTGGCTGACGAGGAAGGTGAACATCGGGGCTGCCTCCTCAGCGGACCTGGTCGAGGAGCTCGGCGCCCTGGGTCACGACCCGCTTACCGGGCCCAACTCCCTCGGCGATCAGCACGCGCCCGCCGTCGAGCGGCTCGACCCGGACAGGCCGCGCCTCGAAGCGCTCTGCGGTGGTGTGCTCGTAGACGACGTCCTGGCCGTTGCCGGTGCGCACGATGGCCGAGCGCGGCAGCGCGAGGCCGGACTGCTCGGCGTCCGTGCCGGCCAGCACGGTAACAAACTGGCCGACCCGCAGACCGGAGGCGCCACCCTGGATCGCGAACTGGACCGGAATGGCCTGGTTGCGGTCGGCGAGCCCGGTGCCCTGGTAGGCCAGCTTTAGGGTGCGCCCGTCGGCCAACCGGGCCGTGGCGTTCTGCGCCGCAGTCAGGGCGTCGAAGCTCAGCGCCTCGACCCAGAGGCGGTTGGGATCGACGATCTGGAAAACCATGGCGCCAGGCGCCGCCATCTGGCCCGCCACCGCGGTCGCCTGTGCCACCACGCCGTCGACAGGAGCTACCAGCGTCTCGGGCTGCTGCCGGGCCTTATCGAGGGCCGACCGGCGGTCGTGCAGGCCGGCCAATTCGGCCTGAGCATCGTCTAGCTGTGTCTGAGCCACCGCACCGGTGGTAGCAAGCTTGCGGTAGCGCTCGACTCGGCGTTCGACGATGGCGATCTGCTGGTCGAGCTCGCCTTGGCGCTGGCGCATGTCGGAGACGTCGATAGCCTGGACCGGCGGTGCCACGCTGGCAAGTACATCCCCCTTCCGGACCTTGGTCCCCAGGCGCGGGAACAGGCCGGAGGGCGGCGGTGAGAGGCGGCCACCGACAGAGGACTGCACGACGCCACTGGCGTTCGGGTCCGGAATGATGCGGCCCGGCAACTCGACCGAGCGGTGGAAGCTGCCCTGCTCGGTCATCGTGGTGCGCAGCACGAGCAGCCGCTGCGTGGGCTTGGGCACGAACACGGAGCCGTCGGGCAGGCGCTGGGCGAGGTCAGAGGTTGCTGGTGCGGATGGGCGCGGCTCGATCAGGGCCGCCCCCTGCACGGAGGCGCCGTGATCCTCGTCGCCGTGCGCGAAGGCGGCGGTGCCGAGGACGAGGGTGATGCCGATGGCCAGCAGCGCCACGGCGGGGGCGCTGCGGCGACCACGCACCGCTGCCGTCACGAGCATGCCGAGCAGGAACGCCACGGCGACCGAAGCCACCAGCGTCGGGTCTCTCTGCCCGAGGCGCTCCCGTACCCCATGGGCGACCTCGGAGACGCGTGCCATCACGGCCTGCGTGGGGGCAGCAGGAGCCGGTGCAGCAGTCGGGGAACCCTTCGGATCGGGCACGGTGACCGCGACGGTGAGCACGTCGACGGCGCCGCCGGCCGTGACGGTCGCGACGAGCTCGTGGCGGCCGGGCTTCGACAGCCAGGGCACCGGCAGGGCATAGCCGCCTTCCTGCGTGGCCATGGCGGTCCGGGGGCCTTCGGGTGTCTCGACCTCGACGGCGGCACCCGGAACCGGCTCGTTCGTCCGGAAGTGGTCGAGGTAGAGCATCAGGATGCCACCGCGCGGGATGGCGACGAGTTCGAAGGCGTCGGACAGGGCCTCGCCACGTGGGGCAATGGTCGTGGAGACGGACGGCAGAGCCACGCCATGGTCGTGCCCGCCATGGGCATGAGCAGGCCCCACCAGGACGGCGGCAAGCAGCGCCACCGCGCCCAGGGCGGCGGCAAATCGGGTCGGCATGAACAGAAATCCTCGCGTCGGGGAGGCCGGACGCACGCCGCCGTTCGCGGACGCAATCCGGGTGTCGCGCGCCTCAGGCGCGCCTCATCTCACGCGAGGGTTCGTGGGGGTTTGGGCAGGGCCTCGGGACCGGTGCCGGCGCGACCCGAGACGTCGTGCGGGATCAGCGTGACGGGCCGGAACAGGGACGGCGACAGGGTGGAGGGACCGGACAGGATGCCGGTGGCGCAGCAGGCCATCGGCCCGCAGCAGCGGGTCTTGCAGGGCCCAGGGCAGCAGCCGCCGTCCTGGTCCGCCTGGATGCGAGCGGGCTCGACGAAAGCGACCGGGAACGCGACCTTGAACCGGGGCGGCGCCTCGGCCCGAACCGCCGGCTTGGCGGGCACCGTCTCCGCGGCATTGGCTGTCGCTGGGACAGCCTTGGGCTGCGTCGCGGTCACGTGGTGACCGTGGTGCGCGTGCCCCTCGTGGGCCTGGACGGCGGACGGCGCGACGTAGGCGATGATCGCTAGGATCATCGCCGCCATCAGGCGCACGATTTGCCGGTCGAGGCTCATGGGGTCTGGCTTACACCGTTTTTGGTGGCGGGACTATGTCTGCCGTTGAGACGTGAATGCCCGCGAACAGGTTTGGTTTCCGCCGCAGCTTTTCAAGCGGCAGCGCGGATCGGTTCCGCTGGGAAGCTGGCGGCGATGATGGCTTGGGCGATGCGGTCGGCCGGGCCGGAGGTTCCCGACACCGTGACGAGCTTAGCTTCCAGATCCACCTCGACCTGGGCGTTTGGCGCGACGCCGAGGACGGCGCGGGTGACAGACTTGGCGCAGCCGCCGCAGCCCATCTTGTCGACCTTGTAGCGGAACATGACGCTCTCCCGTTTGGCGTCCTACCCATATGAAGCTTCCCATAATGGGAAGGTCAAGAGTGATCCTGTCGGACGGTAGGCTCAGGCCGGCTCGCTACCCCGGTAGCGTGCGAAGACGCTTCGGTCCGAACAGGGTGATCTCATAGTGTAGCGCTCCATGCCTCCGGCATCCATTCCGGCTGACCCGACCGGCTCTTTTTTGTGAAGGCCGCTGCGGCATTAGTCGCGCTGCGGGTGAACGGGCAGCGTCTGCTGCTTCGATAAGGCCAGGCGGCCTGACAAGTTGCTCCGTCACCATGCACTTACGATGAAAATAAACTATGAGGCAAAAAATACGCGTAGACGTACTAATTTATATTATTACACAATTTGTATTATGGCAATCAATGGCATCCCTCCCACCGAGGTGGAAGGGATCTATTATGATCACGCCGGCAGCTGATCTCTGATCGCCTCTTGAAGGCAACAAGTCTTGGAGAAATCCGGGGTAGTTCTGGGGATTAGAATTCTTTTCATCTGGCCGGAATTGTGCGGCATGCGATCATCCGAGGCGGTTTTGCACCCTTATGGTAAGTCATCGTCCGAACTATGATTGCTAGGATCGTCCGACATGCAAACCCTCCCGTTGCAGACTACAAACACGCGATCGGGGGATCGTCCTAGGCAGTCTACATCGTAAATGATCATGGTGCCCTGATGCTGCGTCACTGTAGTCTTCACGGGTATGCAGCGCGCATCCTGCAACGCACGCTTGAGCTGGTGATGGTCGGCCTGTGCAGGCAATAAAGACGCGCTGCCTGCGAGCCCAATGCCAACCGCGGCTGCAAGAACGCTACTTGGTTTCAAAGCGGGCCTGCACGTTGTGACCGTGGATCTTGCTCGATAGGACGACTTTGCTCCCAGTAGGGAGCGACAATGCAGTCGTACCAATGAGTTTGTTGGGGGCGACAGATGTCAGGGTGATTGTTTCCGTCTTGCCGCCGGCCTGAACAAAGGCACGGGCGCTCAGGCCCTTAGTGTCGACTGGTTTGCCGTCCTCGCCAACCACGAAGAACGCGATGTCTTTATCTTTGCTGACGAATTCGATCGGATGTCCGTCAGCAACAGTCGTTTGTCCACCGTTCGGCCCTGTCGCCTGTGCCAGGGCAGGACCGATGAACGACGCGGTTAACAATGCTGCGAAAGTGGTAATGCGCATCAGATCATTTCCTCCAGGAAAACGGACTAAAAAAGTCCAGGGAACACTGAATGGGGGCTTAGAACGCTTCGACAGGAGGCGTCCCGGCGCTGTCGACCCGGGCCGGAGCGGCCTGATGCGCAGCGCGCAGCCGCTCCAACGGCCTGCCGCCGAAGGTCAGGAACAGGACCGGCGTCAGTACCGTATCGAGCAAGGTGGCACTGATCAGCCCACCGAAGATCGTCACCGCGACAGGATGCAGGATCTCCTTGCCCGGTGCGTCGGCACCGTAAAGCAGTGGTACGAGGGCGACGCCGGCCGACAGCGCAGTCATCAGGACCGGTGTAAGTCGCTCCAGGCTGCCGCGGACGACCAACTCGCGCCCGAACGGCAGCCCATCGTGCAGGGCTAGGTTCAGGTAGTGACTGATCTTTAGGATGCCGTTGCGAGTGGCGATGCCGGTCAGCGTGATGAACCCGATCATCGACGCCACGCTAAGAGGCTGGCCAGTGACCCAAAGTGCAGCAACCGAGCCGATCAGCGCCAGCGGAATGCTGCCGAGGATGATAAGCGTGAAAACCGCGGATCGGTAGCGGCTGTAGAGGATCGCGTAGATCATCGCGAGTGACAGCAGCGAGAGCAAGCCGATAGTGCGGCTGGCTTCCGCTTGGGCCTGGAACGATCCCTCGAGGCTCGCCGTGTAGCCCTCCGGCCATGCTGTCGCCGCGACCTGCTCCTGGATCGCCGCAACGACCTTGGCCATGTCGGTCTGACCATCGGTGTTGGCAAATACCGCGATCCGCCGGCGGGCGTTCTCGCGCAGGATCTGATTGGGCCCATCGGTCTCGCGAATATCCGCGATCTGCCTGGCCGGCACCCAGCCGGATGGGGTTTCGATCAGCAGATCACTCAGCCGCTGCGTCGTGCGCATGCTGTCGGGCAGACGCATGACCACATCGAAGCGCCGGTAACCGTCGACCACGCGTGAGACTACGTTGCCGTTCGACAATCTGCTCAATTGCTCAACGAACGCGGCCGGTTGCACGCCGTACAGAGCCGCACGGCCGTAGTCGACACGGATCTCGAGTTGCGGGATCAGAACCTGCTTCTCGACCTGTAGGTCGGCGATCCCTGGGATCCCGGCCAAGCGTCGGCGCAGGTCTTCAGCGAGCCGGCGCAGGGTATCGAGATCCTCGCCGAAGATCTTGAGGGCGATCTCGGCGCGCACGCCGGACAGCATGTGGTCGAGGCGGTGCGAGATCGGTTGACCGACGTTCACGCTCACAGGCAACACGGCGAGGCGATCGCGGATATCGGCGATCAACTCGATCTTTGGGCGAGCATCGGGCTTGAGCGCTATCTCCAGATCGGAGGAGTGGACACCCTCGGCATGCTCGTCGAGCTCGGCGCGGCCGGTTCGCCGCCCTACCGACTTTACACCCGGCATCTCCAGCAGCAGGTTCTCGGCGATCAGCCCGACCCGGTTGCTCTCGGAGAGCGAGATCCCCGGGTTGAACGTCATGTTGACCGTAAACGAGCCCTCGTTGAACGGCGGCAGGAACGCCCGCGGCAGGAAGGTCGCAGCGATCCCGGCAGTGAACACCGCCACCGCGGCCAGCGTCATTACTGGGCCAGGATGGCGGAAGGCACCTCGCAGCAGCGCCCGGTTCGCGCGCTTAAGCCCGCGCACTAGGCCGCTCTCGTGCTCCTCAAGCCGCTTGAGACCCGGCAACAGGTAGTAGGCCATCACCGGTGTCAGGGTGATCGAGACCAGAAGACTAGCCAGGATTGAGATGATGTAGGCCTGCCCAAGAGGCGCGAAGAGGCGCCCCTCGATGCCGGACAAGGCGAACAGCGGCACGAACACCAGCACGATGACCATCGTGGCATAAACGATACCCGAGCGCACCTCCTGCGAGGCGGACACGACCACATCGAACACCGAACGCGGGTTGCCTTGCTCGCGGTTCTCGCGCAGACGTCGGAAGATATTTTCGACATCGACCACGGCATCATCGACCAGCTCACCGATAGCGATAGCCAAGCCGCCCAAGGTCATCGTGTTGATTGATAGTCCGAGTTGGTAGAAGACGATCGCGGTGACCAGGATAGAGACCGGGATTGCGGTCAGCGAGATCACCGTGGTGCGCACGTTAAGCAGAAATGCGAACAGCACGACGGCTACCACTAGGACGGCCTCGAGCAGAACCTTCTCAACATTGCTGATCGAGGTCTCGATAAAGTCAGACTGACGGAAGATCAAACGCTCGGCCTGCACGCCCTTGGGCAGGCTTGAGGCCATTTCGGCCAGCGCAGCCTGAACCGTCTTGGTCAGACGGACAGTGTCGACACCGGGTTGTTTCTCAACGGAGACGATTACCGCCGGCTTGCCCATGAAACCTGCGTCGCCGCGTTTGGTTCGAGCGGCGAATGCGACGTCGGCTACCTGTCGTAGGAACACTGGGCGACCGCCCACTGTCGCCACGACCATGTTGCGCAAGTCGTCCAGGCTGGTAGTCCGACCGATATTGCGTATCAAGTACTCGCGGGCATGCTGGTCGGTGAACCCGCCGCCGGTGTTGGTGCCGAACTGGGCGAGCGCCCGCTCGACCTGCTCGTAGGTCACACCCAGAGCGCGCAGGGCAGCCGGCTGGGGTGCCACGCGGAACTGGCGTACTTCGCCCCCCATGGGAATGACCTGGGCGACGCCCGGGATCGTCAGCAGGCGCGGCCTGATCGTGAAGTCGGCGAGTTCACGCAGCTGCATCGGCGAGACTGCATCGCCGGTCACCGCCACCATCATGATCTGTCCCATGATCGAGGAGATCGGACCAATCATCGGCGCGACGTTGAGCGGCAGCTGAGGCCGCACCATCGCCAGTCGTTCTGAGACCTGCTGACGATTACGGTAGATGTCGGTACCCCAGTCGAACTCGACGTAGGTCACCGACAAGCCGACGCCGGAGACAGAGCGCACCCGGCTCACGCCGGGCAGCCCGTTCATCTGGGTCTCGATCGGGAAGGTGACGAGTTGCTCGACCTCCTGGGGCGCAAGCCCCTCGGCTTCGGTCATGATGGTGACGGTCGGCCGGTTGAGGTCGGGAAAGACGTCGACCGGCAGTTTGGTGACGGTGAAAGCGCCGTAGGCGACCAGCACGGCAGCGATCGCGAGAACCAGCAGGCGGTTCTGCAGCGAGCGGGAGACCAGGAAGGTGAACATGCGATCCAGCTCCTCAGCGCACTTGGTTGAGGAGTTCGGCGCCCTGCGTCACTACCCGTTGCCCGGCGGCGAGGCCCGACAGCACCAGCACGCGGTCGGCGTCGAGTGGCTCGACGCGGACCTCCCGCGGCTCGAAGTGCTCGGGCTTAGTGTGCTCGTAGACGATGCTCTGGCCGTTGGCGCCGCGAACCACACTGGCGCGCGGAAGCGCCAGACCATGCTGAGGTGTGGTGGTGCTGGCCAGTACGGTGACGAACTGACCGGTGCGCAAGTCAGTGGTGGCGTCCACCACGGCAAACTGCACCGGCACCGCTTGGTTGCGATCAGCGAGGCCCGCACCCCGATAGACCAGAGTCATCGTGCGACCGTCTGCGAGCCTTGCCGAGGCAGTCTGCCCAGCCGATAGGGCGTCGAAGCTTAGTGCCTCGACCCACAGCCGCCGCGGGTCTACGATCATGAAGACTTGGGCGCCGGGACCCGCCATCTGGCCGGCGACGGCGTTGACCTCGGCGACCACGCCGCCGACTGGAGCAATTAGAGCTTCGGATTGCTGGCGGACCCGATCCAGGGCCGCGCGGCGGTCGCTCAGACCCTTCAGCTCGGCTTGAGCCTCATCCAGCTGTACTACCGAAACCGCCCCCGACGTCACAAGTTTGCTGTAGCGCTCGACGCGACGTTGCACGATCGCGATCTGCTGCTCGAGTTCGCCTTGGCGCTGGCGCATGTCGGAGACATCGACAGCCTGCACGGGCGGGGTCACGTAAGCGAGGACGTCGCCTTCCTTAACGGGCATTCCCAAACGCGGGAAACCGCCAGGAGGAGGCGATAGGCGACCACCGACCGACGACTGGACGACGCCACTGGCATTCGGATCGGGGATCACCCGACCGGGCAGCTCGATGGTGCGCGGCATCGTGGCAGTGGTGGTGATTGTAGTGCGGACCGACAGGATCCGCTGGGTCGGCTTGGGCACGAACACGCCGCCATCCGGTCGGCGCTGGGCCAGGTCGCGGCTGCTGGACGTCACCAGAGCGGCGTGCTCGCCGCCGCGGTTGTTGCCGTCCTGTGCGAAGGCGGAAGAGGCAAAAACCAGCCCAGCAGTGAGAGCCAGAACGGCGAAGGCTGGCAGGAGCCGGCGGCGATGAACCAGCAGTACGACCAGGCCGCCAAGGACGAAGCCGCCGCCGCCGATCAGCAGGGCGACCGGATCGCGCTGAACCAAGTGCTGGCGAACGTCGTGAACGACCGCCAAGGTTGTCGCCCAGGCGGCCGCGGCTCGGGCTGGTTCGGCCGTTGGCGCATGAATGTCGAGCGTGACAGGGAACATGTCGGATACGCCGTCGGCATCGATCGTGAACAGCACCTCGTACTCGCCGGGATTACTGCTCCACGTTGCATCGAGGCGGTAGCTCCCATCCGGCTGCTGCGTGGCCTCTACTTTGCCGGCAGGGGTGTCCGCCTGGATGGTGGCAGTCGTGACGGGCTCGTTGGTGTTGGCGCGGTCGAGATAAACCGTCAGGGTACCATTGCGAGCGACCGCGACCAGCTCGAAGTTCTCCGAACCAGAGCTGCCGCGAGGTGCTGGCGGCGAAGCCACCGAAGCTTCGCTGCCGTGATCGTGGCCCGCATGAGCCATGGCGCTGCCGGCCCATAGGCTCAACGCCAGGGCCGCGGCAAACAACGTACGCATGTCTATGAACAGTCCTTCGCCGTGGTGACCTGCTAGCCGTCTCAACGACGGCCTTATCGGGCGCGCGAACGCGCGCGGATCACGCGAAGGTTCGTGGGGGCGGGGTAGCGCCTCTAGAAGGGCGTCCAGATGGCCCGGGTCCGTGGGCCGAAAAACCAGGGACGTGAGCTTTGACATGCGCATCGGCAAACCATCCGATGCCGCCAGCGCCATGGAGCAGGCACAACTGCAACTGGCGCTGCCAAGGTGAGCACCTTGGTCACCGTGCGCCGCCTCCCCAGAAGCGAGCGTCGACATCTCGACCGCACTCGAGATCGGCCCGTCCAGGTCTGCAGGCTGAGTGTGCGGCGCCGACGTCATGAAACCGGTCGCGATCAGCACGATCGCCACCAGAACATGCAGAAGGGGCCGCATCCGGGTCATGACCTTACCGTACCACGTTCGAAGGCGTTGGAAATAGCTTGAATTTGGCAAACGCCCATTCGAAAGGCGCGGCTCCGACGTCGACAGCACCGACCGGCTTTGCCGCCGTGGGCTCGATCAGGCACCCCTGGCGGTCTAGCCAGGGCGTCGTTCACCAATGTGCTCAGCCTCGCGCGAAACGAGGACGGAGCCTTACGGGCGGGGCTCGCCGAGTCAGTCCTGTGTTTGCAGGAGACGCAGGGCGTTCGCCGTCACCAACACGGTCGCTCCTGTGTCGGCCAAAATCGCGGGCCACAAGCCCGTGATGCCGGCGATCGTCGTGATGAGGAACACCAGCTTCAAGCCAAGAGCGATCGCGATGTTAGCACGGATGTTGGCGAGCGTCCGGCGTGAGAGCGAGACCATGCGGGCTACGTCCGCAACCCGCCCGTGCAAGATGGCGGCATCGGCCGTCTCCAGCGCGACGTCGGTGCCGCCGCCCATCGCGATGCCGACGTCCGCGGCCGCGAGCGCCGGAGCATCGTTGATGCCGTCACCGACCTTCGCCACGATGGCGCCCGCGGCTTGACGCTCTCGAACGATGCGCTGCTTGTCCTCCGGCAGCAACTCGGCCCACGCCTTGATGCCGAGGACCTTGGCGACAGCCTGAGCCGTGCGGGCGTTATCGCCGGTCAGCATGACTGCCCTGGCTCCAAACTCGGCCAAGCGGTCGATCCCTGATCGAGCATCCGACCGAAGCTCATCTCGCATCGCGAGGAGGCCACCTGGGGCGCCGTTCACGAGGAGCACGGCCACCGTCTTGCCCTCACCTTGGAGGGCAGAGATCCGTACCTCCGCCTCCGGCGGGAAGGCTGTACGCGCAGCGGCTTCCCGCGGGGAGCCTAGGAACAGATCAGCCCCGCCGACCCGCCCGGCGACGCCCCTGCCGCCGAGTGCGCTCGCCTCCGCAGCCGGCGGCACCGGAGCGCCGGCTTCGGCGGCCTTGGCCAGCACGGCCCTCGCCAGCGGGTGCGAAGAGCCGCTCTCCAGCGCTGCGGCGAGCGAGAGCACGTCCCGCTCGGACCGGCCG of the Methylobacterium aquaticum genome contains:
- a CDS encoding efflux RND transporter periplasmic adaptor subunit; translated protein: MRTLFAAALALSLWAGSAMAHAGHDHGSEASVASPPAPRGSSGSENFELVAVARNGTLTVYLDRANTNEPVTTATIQADTPAGKVEATQQPDGSYRLDATWSSNPGEYEVLFTIDADGVSDMFPVTLDIHAPTAEPARAAAAWATTLAVVHDVRQHLVQRDPVALLIGGGGFVLGGLVVLLVHRRRLLPAFAVLALTAGLVFASSAFAQDGNNRGGEHAALVTSSSRDLAQRRPDGGVFVPKPTQRILSVRTTITTTATMPRTIELPGRVIPDPNASGVVQSSVGGRLSPPPGGFPRLGMPVKEGDVLAYVTPPVQAVDVSDMRQRQGELEQQIAIVQRRVERYSKLVTSGAVSVVQLDEAQAELKGLSDRRAALDRVRQQSEALIAPVGGVVAEVNAVAGQMAGPGAQVFMIVDPRRLWVEALSFDALSAGQTASARLADGRTMTLVYRGAGLADRNQAVPVQFAVVDATTDLRTGQFVTVLASTTTPQHGLALPRASVVRGANGQSIVYEHTKPEHFEPREVRVEPLDADRVLVLSGLAAGQRVVTQGAELLNQVR